Proteins encoded by one window of Companilactobacillus ginsenosidimutans:
- a CDS encoding M1 family metallopeptidase, producing MTGITHSFDTFQPTHYDIFIDINRGTKQISGKSVIDGEAKDKQIFIQQKNMEIASVQADGNDVPFNVDNKKEVINITLPKAGETTLAVEYKAPLTDSMMGIYPSYYEVDGEKKELIGTQFETTFARQAFPSVDEPEAKAKFDLAIKFDEKPGETILANMPEVRTENGIHYFDTTVRMSTYLIAFAFGDLQSKQTTTKSGVKVGVFSTKAHEPKELDFALDIAKRSIEFYEDFYQTPYPLPHSWQLALPDFSAGAMENWGLVTYREAYLLLDPDNTALDTKQLVATVISHELAHQWFGDLVTMKWWDDLWLNESFANMMEYVAIDAIEPDWNVWELFQTTDVPAALQRDATDGVQSVHVNVEDPAEIDALFDSAIVYAKGARMLVMMRALVGDDALREGLKNYFAAHKFANAKGSDLWDAIGEAAGMDVASIMNTWLEQPGYPIVRARVVDGNLKLTQQQFFIGDGKEAGRSWKIPLNSNYDVAPKIFGNKEVDLGNYEELRKANGVPFRVNVGNNSHFIVRYDKTLLMDIMDNLDTVDSISQMAILQDLRLLAESRQMSYAAVVPLLKHFADNKSTVVNSAMYRFAYNLRKFITPNTDEEKNLKKLYNNLSAKQLTRLGWSQKADETIDDQLTRPAILNAALYAENPEALKSAHELFEANKDSLATLPADIRIFVLRNEMKNYGSEDLFNDLLDQYRKTTDPSYKSDLCVAITSTKDAKLIAKLIEKFEDADTIKPQDLRAWFSGVLNNADGEQAAWDWLRNDWKWLEDTVGGDMEFTTYITVAMSVFRTPERLQEFKAFFEPKINTPGLTREIKMDISIIESRVGLIQDEKDDVNAAIKLVAGE from the coding sequence ATGACAGGAATTACACATTCTTTTGATACATTTCAACCCACACATTACGATATCTTCATCGATATCAATCGTGGAACAAAACAAATTTCTGGTAAATCGGTAATTGACGGTGAAGCCAAGGATAAACAAATTTTCATTCAACAAAAAAATATGGAAATCGCATCAGTCCAAGCAGACGGAAACGATGTTCCATTTAATGTTGATAACAAGAAAGAAGTTATCAATATAACTTTGCCAAAAGCAGGTGAGACAACATTAGCAGTCGAGTACAAAGCTCCATTGACCGACTCAATGATGGGAATTTATCCTTCATATTATGAAGTCGACGGCGAGAAGAAGGAACTCATCGGGACACAATTTGAGACAACTTTCGCACGTCAAGCTTTCCCAAGTGTCGACGAACCTGAGGCAAAAGCTAAGTTTGATCTTGCCATCAAGTTTGACGAAAAACCTGGTGAAACTATTTTGGCTAACATGCCAGAAGTACGTACTGAAAATGGTATTCACTACTTTGATACTACAGTTCGCATGTCTACTTATCTGATTGCCTTCGCATTCGGTGACCTTCAAAGCAAGCAAACCACTACTAAGAGTGGTGTTAAAGTTGGAGTATTTTCAACTAAAGCTCACGAACCTAAGGAACTAGATTTTGCGCTTGATATTGCTAAACGTTCAATCGAATTCTATGAAGATTTCTACCAAACACCTTATCCACTACCACATTCATGGCAACTAGCTCTACCTGATTTTTCAGCCGGTGCCATGGAAAACTGGGGCTTGGTAACTTATCGTGAAGCATACTTGCTACTCGATCCTGACAACACAGCACTTGATACAAAACAATTAGTTGCAACTGTTATTTCTCACGAACTTGCTCACCAATGGTTCGGTGACTTGGTCACAATGAAGTGGTGGGATGACCTCTGGTTAAACGAAAGTTTCGCCAACATGATGGAATACGTTGCTATCGACGCCATCGAACCCGACTGGAATGTTTGGGAATTGTTCCAAACAACTGATGTACCAGCTGCTTTACAACGTGACGCCACCGACGGAGTTCAATCTGTCCACGTTAATGTTGAAGACCCAGCTGAAATTGATGCCTTGTTCGACAGTGCCATCGTCTATGCCAAAGGTGCTCGTATGCTTGTTATGATGCGTGCTTTGGTCGGTGACGATGCATTGCGTGAAGGCTTGAAGAATTACTTTGCGGCTCACAAATTTGCCAACGCTAAGGGTTCTGACCTTTGGGATGCAATCGGAGAAGCAGCCGGCATGGATGTCGCATCAATCATGAACACTTGGCTCGAACAACCGGGATATCCAATCGTCCGAGCACGTGTAGTTGACGGTAATTTAAAGCTTACTCAACAACAATTTTTCATTGGGGATGGCAAGGAAGCTGGTCGTTCATGGAAGATTCCATTGAACAGCAATTACGATGTTGCCCCTAAGATTTTCGGTAACAAAGAGGTCGACCTCGGTAACTATGAGGAGTTGCGCAAGGCTAACGGTGTGCCTTTCCGTGTTAATGTCGGCAACAATTCTCACTTTATCGTTCGTTATGACAAGACTTTGTTGATGGATATTATGGACAATCTCGATACTGTCGATTCGATTTCGCAAATGGCCATTTTGCAAGACTTGCGTTTGTTGGCTGAATCTCGTCAAATGTCATACGCAGCAGTCGTTCCGTTGCTCAAACATTTTGCTGACAACAAGTCGACCGTCGTAAATTCTGCAATGTATCGCTTTGCCTACAACCTGCGCAAGTTCATCACACCAAACACTGATGAAGAGAAGAACTTGAAGAAGCTCTACAACAACTTGAGTGCCAAGCAATTGACACGTTTGGGTTGGTCGCAAAAAGCTGATGAGACGATTGATGATCAATTGACGCGTCCAGCTATTTTGAATGCTGCCTTGTATGCAGAAAACCCTGAAGCATTGAAGTCTGCTCACGAATTATTCGAAGCAAATAAGGACAGTCTAGCAACGCTACCTGCTGATATTCGTATTTTCGTATTGAGAAACGAAATGAAGAATTATGGTAGCGAAGACTTATTCAACGACTTGTTGGATCAATATCGTAAGACAACTGACCCAAGTTATAAGTCGGACTTATGTGTTGCCATCACAAGTACCAAAGATGCCAAATTGATTGCCAAGCTAATCGAGAAATTCGAAGACGCCGACACAATCAAACCTCAAGACCTACGTGCTTGGTTCAGCGGTGTATTAAATAACGCCGATGGTGAACAAGCAGCTTGGGATTGGCTAAGAAACGACTGGAAGTGGCTCGAAGATACAGTAGGTGGTGACATGGAATTCACAACCTACATCACAGTAGCAATGAGCGTCTTCCGCACACCAGAGCGCTTGCAAGAATTCAAAGCATTCTTTGAACCAAAGATTAATACACCAGGTCTAACACGAGAAATCAAGATGGATATCAGTATCATCGAAAGCCGTGTTGGTTTGATACAAGATGAAAAAGATGATGTTAATGCTGCTATTAAGTTAGTGGCTGGAGAATAA
- a CDS encoding Fic family protein, producing MKYLNNTARTHLIISIGSFNNYQSTEYQTKRALDSMSTKSLRQNPDDIAIFNDSLKGIDAIKKVGFSVGGIIAINTSFDSPSDEQPKLPGHLRNGNYNMDDRTAILVSDNNSDAYFPPNIVTKSDLKIIVDKFNSSSKSERDAWRVFAEVAKLQPFQDGNKRTALIAANSAFGALSSGDYLILPTNDLDRAEFTLMLMRFYSAQDNKTEDVAFERMLNVLPNESDRLQELSRPITKENPNKLATRKIKYEFREKKEGPDI from the coding sequence ATGAAATATTTGAACAATACTGCTCGTACACACTTGATTATATCTATAGGTTCTTTCAACAACTACCAAAGCACCGAATATCAAACAAAACGTGCTTTGGACTCTATGTCTACCAAATCTTTAAGACAAAACCCAGATGACATTGCAATCTTTAACGATTCGCTGAAAGGTATCGACGCAATTAAAAAAGTTGGATTCAGTGTGGGCGGAATTATTGCAATTAACACATCATTTGACTCACCCTCTGATGAACAACCAAAATTACCTGGACATCTTAGAAACGGAAACTACAATATGGATGATAGAACTGCAATCTTAGTTAGTGATAATAATAGTGATGCTTATTTTCCACCAAATATAGTAACCAAGTCCGATTTGAAGATAATCGTGGATAAATTCAATTCGTCTTCAAAATCGGAACGTGACGCATGGAGAGTTTTTGCTGAAGTTGCCAAGCTTCAACCATTTCAAGATGGCAATAAAAGAACCGCTTTAATTGCTGCAAATTCAGCATTTGGCGCTTTATCATCTGGTGATTATCTAATTTTGCCCACTAATGACTTAGATAGAGCTGAATTCACATTAATGCTAATGAGATTCTACAGTGCTCAAGACAATAAAACTGAGGACGTTGCTTTTGAAAGGATGCTTAACGTACTTCCAAACGAAAGTGATCGTCTTCAAGAATTATCACGTCCTATTACTAAAGAGAATCCAAATAAGCTTGCTACTAGAAAAATAAAATACGAATTTCGAGAAAAAAAAGAAGGCCCAGATATTTAA
- a CDS encoding cytochrome b5 domain-containing protein codes for MAEKEFTLEELKKYNGQDGNPAYVAIDGVVYDMTNVKPWAGGKHHGNVAGNDLSEVIPNAPHKKTVLPKLPIVGKLVK; via the coding sequence ATGGCAGAAAAAGAATTCACTCTAGAAGAATTGAAAAAGTATAACGGACAAGATGGAAATCCAGCATATGTAGCAATTGACGGGGTCGTCTACGATATGACCAACGTAAAACCATGGGCCGGTGGCAAGCACCACGGCAATGTGGCCGGAAATGACTTGTCAGAAGTAATCCCAAATGCTCCACATAAAAAGACAGTTTTACCCAAGCTACCAATTGTTGGAAAGTTAGTTAAATAA
- a CDS encoding nitroreductase: METLQMISSRKAIRQYSGQISDDQLHEILLAGNAGPVGLGQYNDYHITVIQGQLLPTKVGSL, from the coding sequence ATGGAAACTTTACAAATGATTAGTTCACGCAAGGCGATTCGCCAATATTCTGGGCAGATTTCGGATGACCAACTTCACGAGATTTTGCTGGCGGGCAACGCTGGTCCAGTTGGATTGGGTCAATACAATGACTATCACATCACAGTTATTCAGGGTCAACTACTCCCCACTAAAGTAGGGAGCTTGTAA
- a CDS encoding RNA-guided endonuclease InsQ/TnpB family protein, which yields MNDYQYHYGVKVRCYPSDKQKRIIEYNLNGSRFAYNEMVAIDRELYKLHKCKLYIKQVQDRIDYLTERKDSTKFLFGLRSWLNKFNVGTDVTSMAIRNYKAAWNMFMKVHTTGIPKFHKKQHSGSFQLPNRYSSKVTTPSLFNGNIRFLDNKRINISLIGRIRVSGSHKRLIVNHSDIRIGTVTVSKDAVENYYISLQLASDTPFVENYNKPGDSIGIDLNTENFLTTSHGDVIDNPRYYRKSKKRLAKLQRILSRRQLRAKKEHRRLLDSKNYQKQRVIIAQLHNKICNRRTNFLHETSTALIKNHDLVVAEELRSKNLLKNHALAMSISDVGWGTFLQMLEYKAEMYGNTFVAVDPKYTTQTCSNCGYVMKGKERLTLSDRTWTCPACAQHHIRDYNAAKNILAKAM from the coding sequence ATGAATGATTATCAGTACCACTATGGTGTGAAAGTTAGATGTTACCCTTCAGATAAACAGAAACGAATCATTGAGTACAATCTTAATGGTTCCAGATTTGCTTATAATGAAATGGTTGCCATCGATAGAGAGCTGTATAAACTACACAAATGTAAGTTATACATCAAACAAGTCCAAGATCGAATCGATTATTTGACTGAACGTAAGGATAGCACTAAGTTTCTTTTCGGTCTTCGTTCTTGGCTGAATAAATTCAATGTTGGTACTGATGTAACTAGTATGGCGATTCGAAACTATAAGGCAGCTTGGAATATGTTTATGAAGGTCCATACAACGGGAATTCCAAAATTCCACAAGAAACAACACTCTGGAAGTTTCCAATTACCAAACCGATATTCTTCAAAAGTTACAACTCCGTCATTATTCAATGGTAATATCAGATTTCTTGATAACAAGCGTATTAATATTTCCTTGATTGGACGTATCAGGGTATCCGGAAGCCATAAAAGGCTAATTGTTAACCATTCTGATATTCGTATTGGAACTGTGACAGTATCTAAGGATGCTGTTGAAAACTATTACATCTCACTTCAATTGGCATCTGATACTCCCTTTGTTGAGAATTACAACAAACCCGGAGATTCAATTGGAATTGATCTTAACACAGAAAACTTTCTAACAACGTCGCATGGAGATGTTATAGATAATCCAAGATATTACAGAAAGAGCAAGAAACGACTTGCCAAGCTACAACGAATTCTTTCAAGAAGACAACTGAGAGCTAAGAAAGAACATCGACGATTACTTGACTCAAAGAATTATCAAAAACAAAGAGTAATTATTGCCCAGTTACATAATAAAATCTGTAATCGTCGCACCAACTTCTTACATGAAACATCTACTGCACTCATCAAGAACCACGATCTGGTAGTAGCTGAAGAGTTAAGAAGTAAAAACTTGTTAAAAAATCATGCATTAGCTATGAGCATAAGTGATGTTGGTTGGGGGACATTCCTACAAATGCTTGAGTACAAAGCAGAAATGTATGGAAATACCTTTGTTGCAGTTGATCCAAAGTACACCACTCAAACGTGCTCAAATTGCGGTTACGTAATGAAGGGTAAAGAAAGACTAACCCTTTCTGATAGAACATGGACTTGTCCTGCCTGTGCTCAACATCACATCCGTGATTACAACGCAGCTAAAAACATATTAGCTAAAGCAATGTAA
- a CDS encoding GNAT family N-acetyltransferase, with the protein MLKIRPATFRDAKSLLKIYAPYVLETTITFEYEVPSLGEFEQRITETLRDYPYLVAENEDQIVGYAYAHRFSERQAYDWAAEISVYVDQNAKRLGVGKTLYAEIERILAQQNVASSVAIVTGQNSGSIAFHEKLGYKQVGLLPKIGFKFDQWIDVIHLQKRLGDFESPKEFVPYSQLNI; encoded by the coding sequence ATGCTGAAAATCAGACCAGCCACATTTAGAGATGCTAAAAGCTTGTTAAAAATTTATGCTCCATATGTATTAGAAACAACGATTACCTTCGAGTATGAAGTTCCATCACTTGGTGAATTCGAGCAAAGAATCACCGAAACATTACGAGATTATCCATACTTGGTCGCCGAAAATGAAGACCAAATAGTAGGATACGCATATGCTCATCGTTTCAGTGAACGCCAGGCGTATGATTGGGCAGCGGAGATTAGCGTATATGTTGATCAAAATGCCAAGAGACTAGGTGTTGGGAAAACTCTATATGCTGAAATTGAAAGAATTTTAGCTCAACAAAATGTAGCAAGTTCAGTTGCTATTGTAACCGGCCAAAATTCAGGAAGCATTGCATTTCATGAAAAGCTTGGCTACAAACAAGTTGGCCTGCTACCTAAAATAGGATTCAAGTTTGACCAATGGATTGATGTAATCCATTTGCAAAAGAGACTTGGAGACTTCGAATCGCCAAAAGAATTTGTCCCTTATTCACAATTAAATATTTAG
- a CDS encoding type II toxin-antitoxin system HicB family antitoxin, with amino-acid sequence MQKQNLVCYPAILDDSINSKGVYNVTFPDLPEIITFGDGLPKALYMASDALGTVINDVVDLPEPSDWEEIRSKNPGKIVTLVFADLTVAKQQTKDYKNTHLNE; translated from the coding sequence ATGCAAAAACAAAACTTAGTCTGTTATCCAGCAATTTTGGACGATTCAATTAATAGCAAAGGCGTCTACAACGTCACATTTCCAGACCTTCCAGAAATTATTACGTTTGGGGATGGACTACCTAAGGCATTGTATATGGCATCAGATGCACTTGGTACAGTTATAAATGATGTTGTGGATTTACCAGAGCCATCTGATTGGGAAGAAATAAGGAGCAAAAATCCTGGAAAGATCGTGACGTTAGTGTTTGCTGATTTGACTGTTGCTAAGCAACAAACCAAAGATTATAAGAACACTCATCTTAATGAATAA
- a CDS encoding FAD-dependent oxidoreductase gives MSEQTYKGSANSFHGAVTAIVTIEDGKITKVESENIASNTPGELAINRMKRKMGEHQTADIDAVSGASSSTTNFRKAVKKALAVYHGDLSEAEAMDASVNVPGESDDNEGINRPKKSPTRAPIFYSDGLQFDYTYDVVVVGSGGAGLAAAAQAAEDGLSVLICEKAGIPGGTTNYSGGVIQAAGTAYQKKFTKYQDDTTEKHANLWIAAGENRINEDLVKDLAEGAPKNIEWLANQGINWTSVYGHCHIPYVKDADFADRIHVYDGGGGMGDGIILTQTLLKTALKNGAEIRYESPVVSLVQVPGTKHVVGVVLSNRETGDRYIRANKGVILATSSIDHNEDLAKDLNAQQYHDLQDRACLSMITDTGDGITLGQMSGAAVAGMGGTIDFDSKTGNATDDRVPTMQSIFVNSNGQRFVCEDATYAYTYRAIFQQESQLGGHTYMIFDDNSLAAKGSVWTQETLAKDIEKKVVQKADSIEELASLIDVPVDNLRLTLSNWNANASKGIDPEFGRRTGIHELEAPYYVYKNKEANLGAIGGLKINVDCQVLDHHNKPIRGLFAAGLNAGGWIGPYYPGSGTAISGIVHQGRKAAQFIAKLAE, from the coding sequence ATGTCTGAACAAACGTACAAAGGTTCTGCTAACAGTTTCCATGGGGCTGTTACGGCAATTGTAACTATTGAAGATGGAAAGATTACCAAAGTTGAAAGTGAGAATATTGCTTCTAATACACCTGGAGAACTTGCCATTAATAGAATGAAGCGGAAGATGGGGGAACATCAAACTGCCGATATTGATGCAGTTTCTGGAGCTTCTTCCAGTACAACCAATTTTAGGAAGGCTGTTAAAAAGGCGCTCGCAGTTTATCATGGAGATTTGAGTGAAGCTGAGGCAATGGATGCTTCAGTAAACGTGCCTGGTGAGTCAGACGATAATGAAGGAATTAACCGTCCGAAAAAATCGCCAACACGTGCACCAATTTTTTACAGTGACGGGTTGCAATTTGACTATACCTACGATGTGGTTGTCGTAGGATCTGGAGGTGCAGGACTTGCCGCTGCCGCTCAAGCTGCTGAAGACGGATTATCAGTTCTGATTTGCGAAAAAGCTGGTATTCCTGGAGGAACCACTAATTATTCTGGCGGTGTTATTCAAGCTGCTGGGACTGCTTATCAGAAGAAATTTACCAAATATCAAGATGATACTACTGAGAAACATGCTAATTTATGGATTGCTGCAGGTGAAAACCGAATCAACGAGGACTTAGTCAAAGATTTGGCTGAAGGTGCACCTAAGAATATTGAATGGCTAGCAAATCAAGGTATCAATTGGACTTCCGTTTATGGTCACTGTCATATTCCTTATGTAAAGGATGCTGATTTTGCCGATAGAATTCACGTCTATGATGGCGGTGGTGGCATGGGTGATGGAATTATCCTCACTCAAACATTGCTCAAGACGGCGTTGAAGAATGGTGCTGAGATACGTTATGAATCTCCAGTAGTCTCACTAGTTCAAGTCCCTGGTACAAAACATGTTGTTGGTGTCGTGCTTAGCAATCGTGAAACTGGTGACAGATATATTCGTGCCAATAAAGGTGTTATTTTGGCCACATCAAGTATCGATCACAATGAGGATTTGGCAAAAGATTTGAATGCTCAACAATATCATGATCTGCAGGATAGAGCCTGTCTATCAATGATTACAGATACCGGTGACGGAATTACTTTGGGTCAAATGTCAGGAGCTGCAGTTGCTGGAATGGGAGGCACGATTGACTTTGACAGTAAGACTGGCAACGCCACAGACGACCGAGTTCCAACTATGCAATCAATTTTTGTAAACAGTAATGGGCAACGTTTCGTCTGTGAGGATGCAACATATGCGTACACATATCGTGCAATCTTCCAGCAAGAAAGTCAGCTCGGTGGTCATACATATATGATTTTCGATGATAACTCATTGGCAGCAAAAGGCAGTGTTTGGACTCAAGAGACCTTAGCCAAGGATATTGAGAAAAAAGTTGTTCAGAAGGCAGACTCAATTGAAGAACTCGCTAGTTTAATTGATGTGCCAGTCGATAATCTACGACTAACATTGAGCAACTGGAATGCCAATGCTTCGAAGGGAATTGATCCAGAGTTTGGACGTCGTACCGGAATTCATGAATTAGAAGCTCCATATTATGTATACAAAAACAAAGAGGCAAATCTTGGAGCTATTGGTGGCTTGAAGATTAACGTGGATTGTCAGGTTCTTGATCACCACAATAAACCAATTAGAGGATTGTTTGCTGCTGGACTTAATGCTGGAGGCTGGATTGGACCATATTATCCAGGTTCAGGTACCGCAATTTCAGGTATTGTTCACCAAGGCAGAAAAGCTGCACAATTTATCGCAAAATTAGCTGAATAA
- a CDS encoding GyrI-like domain-containing protein: protein MANYTIETKPAFSVLGLGTILTGEYLEMGQQKSAFWDKINADKALDKLDGLNDNQYAVNEAINGEFHYYAGREVANDSEAAEDQRLIEFPAGKYLVIKASADNQMGVYNALEGAAFGEVLPSLEEYAYVGGPNTSFITSKDDDGVHGEMLVPLVEK, encoded by the coding sequence TTTCAGTATTAGGATTAGGAACAATTTTAACAGGTGAATACTTAGAAATGGGTCAACAAAAGTCAGCGTTCTGGGACAAAATCAATGCAGACAAAGCACTAGATAAATTAGATGGTCTAAACGACAATCAATACGCAGTAAACGAAGCAATCAACGGAGAATTTCACTACTATGCTGGACGCGAAGTTGCTAATGATTCAGAAGCAGCAGAGGATCAGCGATTAATCGAGTTTCCAGCAGGAAAATATCTAGTGATCAAGGCTTCAGCTGACAATCAAATGGGTGTTTATAACGCTTTGGAAGGTGCAGCATTCGGTGAAGTATTGCCAAGCTTGGAAGAATACGCCTATGTTGGTGGCCCAAACACATCATTCATCACAAGTAAGGATGATGATGGAGTTCATGGCGAAATGCTTGTACCTTTAGTAGAAAAATAG